In Paenibacillus sonchi, the genomic stretch TGCCGGAGATGAAGCCATGAGAGAATATTACTGCATCAGTTGCCGCAGTCTCCATAAGGTGGATACACATAACCATTCTGTACGTATTTTGTCCACCGGGTATCATATCGTCGGCGAACAGCGCTATCAGATTTGTATTTGTAATTCATCCAAGTTGCCTAAAACTCTGCCGACGGTGGCCGATTAGACCTGCGGATGACCGGTATGACTTATGACAACCATAGATTATTGCTGCCGAAGCAGCCTGTCCGTAATCACTGGCAGGCTGCTTCTTGTGCGTCTAAAAATGTGGACTTTTTGTGAATTCGCTATCATTTGAAAATATGGGCTTTTTCCAATAAAGTTTTGAAAAAAAAGCTGGAAATTATGCAACATTCATCATTTGTAAACGTTATCAATGAAAAGGGGAACTTGTTATTGTGATTTTTCTCATGTATGATGCTTTTAAACAAAGCTTAGAATAAGCTCGCATTTTCCACAAACTGGAGAATAGGGTGGTGGGATGAATATCAAAGCAACCGCGGATGACAAAGTAATAACCATTTACAGAAACATATCTTTGTCCCTCACATCGCTGATGTACCTCTTGGACCATACGGGGCCTTCCGTCTTTTATAAATCCCTATTAATCATGGTGTTATTCTTATTTGCACAAGTGTTCACGATTTATTACCGGAGGTTGCGTAAATGGCCGCGTGTTCTTATGCTTGCCGTAAGCATTGAGATGGCGGGGCTTATAGTACTCACATTGTTTACTGGCGGGTATGACAGCTCGTTCAAATTGTATGTCCTGAATCCTGTCCTCATCGCGGCAGGTTCCTTGTCTATTTATTTCAGCTGGAGCTTGTTATTCAGCTATTTTGGTGTTATTTCCGTATTTTGTTATTTTTTCTTGAACTCTTCCAGAAAAACTTTCGCCGAAGCCGTGCTTGACAATGGCAACCTGTTTCTAGTCATGGTACTTACGGTTATAGTTATGCAGATGGTTAATCGGATCAAGCGGCAGCGGGAAGCGGCCAATGCACGGACGAATGAAACCATGGAGCATATTAAGTCGCTCTATCACATTGTGGAAACCTCAAGCCAGCATGATTTCATGAACATCGGCCAGGTTATTACGGATTATGTGGTGAAGCTTACCAAGCTGGACAAAGCGTTGTTCTGGTTCGCCCAAAAGAGCGGCGAGCCCGCGCCGCAGAGCCGGCAGACCGGCTGGCATCAGGAGGAGGAACGGTTTCTTTTTGCAGAGCTTGAGAAGCATGAGCATGAATGGCGGTTGCAGCGTGAACCGGTGTTCAAGAGCTTACCCGGACTCGGAGACTTTCTGCTTATGCCTGTAAGAATGAGTACGCGGTTCGTCGGTATGATCGGCGTAAAGCTGGAAGCATCGGAAGGCCTGGAAGGACGCAGGTGGTATATCCAGCAGCTGATGTTTCTCTCGGAGCTGAGCGCGATTATCCTTGAACGGCATGAACTTGGTGTCATTGAGAACCGGCTGATTATCACGAACGAACAGAACCGGATTGCCGACGAGATGCACGACAGCGTATCGCAAAGCCTGTTCGGGATTGTCTATGCGACTCATTCGCTTAAGCAGACATGGCGGAAGATGTCCGAATCCGAGCTGGAGGAGCAAATTGAGCTGATTCATGATTCAGCCACCAAGGTGGCTAAGGAATTGCGCATTACCATCTACAGCCTCAGCTCCAAAAAGAGCGGCGGCCCGACATGGCTGGGTATGGTCAGATCACATCTGAAAAGCTTGTCCAGACTGAACGATGTAGAAATTGAGTTAAAAATAACGGGGGATGATTTCAGTCTCCCTTATCCTTACCACAAGGCGCTCTTCCGGATTATATCCGAAGCGACAGGCAATGCCATTCGACATGGTGCTGCCAGCCGGGTGGATGTCGAACTGTCACTTAAGCCGAAATGGATCAGACTTTCGATAGTCGATGATGGTGTCGGTTTCGATACTGATCTGCTCTGGACCGAATCCGAGGATAACACCGGCGGACTAGGCATGAAGAATATGCAATATTTGGCACAGTCTTTAGGCGGTGACTTCCAGTTGTCCAGCAGTGAGAATGCAGGCACCAGAATTTTGATTTCGATACCTGTCGGCGTGGCTGAACTAAAAAATGCATAAACTTTAGGCAGGAGGTCATTCTAGTGAAAATCGTCATCGTTGATGATCACCCATTGGTTAGAAGAGGACTCGCGGCGGTCATTTCTATGCAGTCCAATCTGCATTTTGCCGGCGAAGCAACGAATGGCCAAGAAGCGCTTATGATCATTGAAGAGACGCAGCCTGATCTTGTGCTTATTGATCTTAAGCTGGCCGATGAATCAGGTCTGGATGTGATCAAAGCAGCGCGTTCGCGCGGACTCAACAGCAAGTTTATCCTGCTGACCTCTTCGGCGAGCCGGGAGGATTTTTTGAAGGCAGAAGAAGTACTGGTTGATGGTTATGTGCTGAAAGAGGCGCTGCCGGAAGAACTGCTGTTTGCCATTCAACTCGTTCATAAAGGCCGCAAGTATTATGACCCCGGCTTGATGGAAGACAAGATGCGGATGAGCGGCAACAGTCCAACCGACGAATTGACTCCGAAAGAAAAGGAAGTGCTGATCGAGCTTGGGCAGGGAGCCAGCAACCGCGAAATCGCCTCACGGCTGTTCATCAGTGAATTCACGGTGAAGAAGCATGTCAGCCAGATTCTGGCGAAGCTTCAGGTGGCTGACCGTACACAGGCCGCACTCTACGCCAACGCCGTAGGGCTCACGAAATACGAAATGTCATACGATTAGTTTCCATTAATTTCAAATTATGTGATAAACACGGACATTGATGTCCGTGTTTTTTTTGTTGCTCTTTGGGGGTAACATGCCCGGCACTATGGATTACGACCCAAGATAGCAGACAGATCTGAACAAAATCTGAACAGCCTGGACTGCCGGAATTCCTGAGAATGTAGCGAATATTGCCACAGTCTGTCAGGATTTTCCGGTCATCTGGTACTAAAGTATACCATACCCCTACACTTTAGAGGTAGTCTGCCTCACTCGAAAGTGAAGATTAAAGTGAAGGTATGACCCATGTGGTGATCCGCTGAGATTGATAGAATAAAAGCAAGATATCTGAAACTTTCATGATTGCTTTCAGAATGTAATGAATGCGGAAGGAGGGTTACTGTGGAAAAGACGATTTTGGATTACATTAACCTGATTAAGAAGAGGTTATGGTTAATCATTGTATTTGTATTAATCTCCTGCGCCACCACCTTCTATGTCAGCAAGAACTTCGTCGTGCCTGTCTACTCAGCCTCCGGACAGCTGCTCGTCAACAACGCCGCGAATGTCCCCGAGAGCAACAACCTTAATAATCTGAACTTCAGTCTCAACCTCATCGAGAGCTATAAGGAAATTTTGAAGTCGCCAACGATTATGAAGAGTGTAGTAGCAGAGCACCCGGAATTCAATCTGACAGAACAGGCGCTGGCCGGCAAGCTGCAGATTAAATCTTCGGAGAAAAGCCAGGTCATTAACCTGAGCGTGCAGGACGAGAGCTACACCAAAGCGGCTACGATAGTAAACGCGGTATCGCAGACGTTCATCCGCAGCCTGCCGGCGCTGATGAATCTGGACAATGTAACGTTCCTGACGCCGGCTGATCCGGCAGATGCTCCTGGTCCTGTCAACAGCGGTTCGACAATGAACATTATCATCAGCTTTGTAGTTTCCCTGATGGCTGCGATCGGAATCATTCTGCTGCTGGAAACCTTGAACGGTACACTCCGGACAGAGAAGGAAGCGGAGTTCGATCTTGGGCTGCCGGTAATCGCCAGCATTCCTACGATCCGCAAACGGGACCTGGGCAAGTCGGCAAATGCCAATGCAAGAGTAGGGGAGGGCGCTTATGTTACGGCTGAATAAAAGTCTGATCACGGACCTGAATCCTTCCTCGCATATCTCGGAATCCTTCCGCTCGCTGCGCACCTACATCAGGCAGCTGGGGCTGCTGAAGGGCAGTGGAGGGCAGGTGCTCCTGTTCACCTCCGCAGAAGGCGGGGAAGGCAAAACGACGATTTTGTCGAACCTTGCAGTATCCTTTGTGCAGGATGGCAAGAAGGTTGTCGTTGTAGACTGCAACCTTAGACACCCCGGTCTGCACAGCGTGTTTGAGGTCGAGGGCAGCCACGGCCTCGCCGCATACCTGGGAGGCAGGGAAGAGGTCAAGGATATCGCGGTTTACGGCAATCTGGCCAATCTGGCCGTCATTCCGGCCGGGATTACCAGCGTCAGTCCGCCGGATCTGCTCGGAAGCGACAAGATGGCCGCTCTGCTGGAGGAGCTGAAGTCAAGCTTCGATCTGATCCTGCTGGATGCGCCGCAGGCGGTGGAATACAGCGATGCACGCATCCTGGCTCCGTTGTCAGACGGCTTAATCATCGTTGCCAGACACGGCAAAACGAAACGCGAGTCGCTCAAAAAGCTGAAAGGCCTAATGGAGCAGACAGGTGTGAAGATTCTCGGAATTGCTATGAATCAGACCAGATAGTACTTCCAGCGGGTTTTGTTCTAAAGAGAAAATGAGTGGAGCCAATACTTACAAAACTTTCAGGAGGTAAGTGTGATGAAAAAAGTAAAGAAGGTAATCATCCCTGCAGCAGGACTAGGAACACGCTTCCTTCCTGCCACGAAAGCAATGCCTAAGGAAATGCTACCGATCATCAACAAACCCACTATTCAGTATATCGTGGAAGAAGCGATTGCTTCCGGCATCGAGGATATCATTATTGTTACAGGTAAAGGCAAACGGGCGATTGAGGATCACTTCGACAACGCTTTTGAACTGGAGTCCAGATTGCTGGAAGACGGTAAGCTGGAGCTGCTGAAAGAGGTTCAGCGGTCCTCGAAGGTTGAAATTCATTACATCCGGCAAAAAGAACCCAAAGGCCTCGGCCATGCGGTATGGTGCGCCAGACGTTTTATCGGAGACGAGCCCTTTGGCGTAATGCTCGGGGATGACATCGTAACCGGCAAGGTGCCCTGCCTGAAGCAGCTGATTGACCAATACGAGGAAACGCAGAAT encodes the following:
- a CDS encoding sensor histidine kinase, translated to MRKWPRVLMLAVSIEMAGLIVLTLFTGGYDSSFKLYVLNPVLIAAGSLSIYFSWSLLFSYFGVISVFCYFFLNSSRKTFAEAVLDNGNLFLVMVLTVIVMQMVNRIKRQREAANARTNETMEHIKSLYHIVETSSQHDFMNIGQVITDYVVKLTKLDKALFWFAQKSGEPAPQSRQTGWHQEEERFLFAELEKHEHEWRLQREPVFKSLPGLGDFLLMPVRMSTRFVGMIGVKLEASEGLEGRRWYIQQLMFLSELSAIILERHELGVIENRLIITNEQNRIADEMHDSVSQSLFGIVYATHSLKQTWRKMSESELEEQIELIHDSATKVAKELRITIYSLSSKKSGGPTWLGMVRSHLKSLSRLNDVEIELKITGDDFSLPYPYHKALFRIISEATGNAIRHGAASRVDVELSLKPKWIRLSIVDDGVGFDTDLLWTESEDNTGGLGMKNMQYLAQSLGGDFQLSSSENAGTRILISIPVGVAELKNA
- a CDS encoding response regulator, which codes for MKIVIVDDHPLVRRGLAAVISMQSNLHFAGEATNGQEALMIIEETQPDLVLIDLKLADESGLDVIKAARSRGLNSKFILLTSSASREDFLKAEEVLVDGYVLKEALPEELLFAIQLVHKGRKYYDPGLMEDKMRMSGNSPTDELTPKEKEVLIELGQGASNREIASRLFISEFTVKKHVSQILAKLQVADRTQAALYANAVGLTKYEMSYD
- a CDS encoding YveK family protein gives rise to the protein MEKTILDYINLIKKRLWLIIVFVLISCATTFYVSKNFVVPVYSASGQLLVNNAANVPESNNLNNLNFSLNLIESYKEILKSPTIMKSVVAEHPEFNLTEQALAGKLQIKSSEKSQVINLSVQDESYTKAATIVNAVSQTFIRSLPALMNLDNVTFLTPADPADAPGPVNSGSTMNIIISFVVSLMAAIGIILLLETLNGTLRTEKEAEFDLGLPVIASIPTIRKRDLGKSANANARVGEGAYVTAE
- a CDS encoding CpsD/CapB family tyrosine-protein kinase, which encodes MLRLNKSLITDLNPSSHISESFRSLRTYIRQLGLLKGSGGQVLLFTSAEGGEGKTTILSNLAVSFVQDGKKVVVVDCNLRHPGLHSVFEVEGSHGLAAYLGGREEVKDIAVYGNLANLAVIPAGITSVSPPDLLGSDKMAALLEELKSSFDLILLDAPQAVEYSDARILAPLSDGLIIVARHGKTKRESLKKLKGLMEQTGVKILGIAMNQTR
- the galU gene encoding UTP--glucose-1-phosphate uridylyltransferase GalU, with product MKKVKKVIIPAAGLGTRFLPATKAMPKEMLPIINKPTIQYIVEEAIASGIEDIIIVTGKGKRAIEDHFDNAFELESRLLEDGKLELLKEVQRSSKVEIHYIRQKEPKGLGHAVWCARRFIGDEPFGVMLGDDIVTGKVPCLKQLIDQYEETQNSVIGVQEIPDEFTNRYGIIEPDLQDGRLYRVNNFVEKPAIGTAPSNLAIMGRYVFTPKIFKYLDLQEKGAGGEIQLTDAIQKLNQSERVYAYNFDGTRYDVGERLGYILTTLEFALESEDLRYPVMDAMAEYLSKAGQTLNS